Genomic window (Arachis hypogaea cultivar Tifrunner chromosome 13, arahy.Tifrunner.gnm2.J5K5, whole genome shotgun sequence):
ATGGCCAAGAATCTTGCACTCCTTAACCTATtccacctcttcttcctcttaaGCTATGCAAAAATGGATTCAATAACTTTCTTCATGCATGATATCTTAGGTGGATCAACCCCTTCTGAGAGAATTGTTGCTGGTGCCATCACCAACACACAAACCACTAAGATTCCATTCTCAAAACCAAATAACAGGATCATACCAATGAAGGGTAGCATACCAATTGTTGATGATAGTTCTAGCATTGTTTATGCTTCACCAACAACAGTGATGGTAAAAGACACTGGAAAAAACAAGGTGATTATTGACAAGAACAACAATAATAAGAATGTTCCTTATGTGAAACCAAATCAACTTCCATTAGGAGAGAATCTCTTGTTTGGAAGAATAACAGTGATTGATGATGAGATTACAAAAGGGGTTGAGTTGGGGTCAGAGGTTATTGGAAAAGCACAGGGCTTTCATGTGGCTACTTCATTGGATGGAAGT
Coding sequences:
- the LOC112736586 gene encoding dirigent protein 24, whose protein sequence is MAKNLALLNLFHLFFLLSYAKMDSITFFMHDILGGSTPSERIVAGAITNTQTTKIPFSKPNNRIIPMKGSIPIVDDSSSIVYASPTTVMVKDTGKNKVIIDKNNNNKNVPYVKPNQLPLGENLLFGRITVIDDEITKGVELGSEVIGKAQGFHVATSLDGSSRTMAFTAIFHNEKDDQEEEEDGVSFFGVHRTAAQESYLAVVGGTGKYSNAKGYAKIQTLLPPSIDQYITNGVETLLQITVYLSWI